GATACAAAGGAGGCTACGAAGACTATTTTTGCTATTTTTATCCAACACTTGGAGAGATAACCTATGAGGGTAAAAAGGTATTAGCCTGTGCNNNNNNNNNNNNNNNNNNNNNNNNNNNNNNNNNNNNNNNNNNNNNNNNNNNNNNNNNNNNNNNNNNNNNNNNNNNNNNNNNNNNNNNNNNNNNNNNNNNNTTGCAGGAGTTCTTGTGATAGTTGCAGGGGTTTCTGATTGGTTGGATGGTGGGATAGCAAGGAGAAACAATAAGGTAAGTAGATTGGGTATTCTTCTTGACCCTTTTGTGGATAAGGTTTTTGTCCTTGGTATACTATCTTACTTTTTATACACACAGGAAATAGGACTTTTACCCTTTATATTACTTCTCATAAGAGAGCTTTCTGTATCTTTTCTTAGGAGCCTTTCTGTAGAGAAAGGCTATACCATGCCCGCATCTTACCTTGGAAAGGCAAAGGCTTTTTTTGAGTTTATAACCCTTATAGCTCTGTGCTTTGGTCAAGACTATGCTAACATCCTTTTATGGGTATCTGTCTTGTTGGCATACATTTCTATGTACGACTATGTGGTTAAATATATGGTCTTTGAAAGGGAGAATACACTTTAATAGTTTCTAAGTGGTCTGTGGCTTTTCCTTTAACTCTTCAAGGGGTCTTGCGGACTCTATAAGAAGGATGGGGATATCTTCCTCTATGGGATAGTAAACCTTGCACTTCAAACATATGAGTATATTTCTTTCTTCATCGTAGGTCAGGTCTCCCTTACACTTTGGACATGCGAGTATTTCAAGAATCTCTTTGCTTAGCATCTTATCCCTCCTTCACATAATCCCATAATTCTAACATAAACCTTTTAAACTCCTCTAACCTTTGTTTGTCTAATTTTTTGAGTAGATTTTCTTCGTCAAAAATTAGCTCACCTGATAAGGGTGATAGCTCAATATGTTCAAGATGGGCTGTATCAAGACCGAAAATACACATATACTGTTGAGCATGTTCCTTAAACTTTACAAACTCTTCTTCATATGGCTGGGATTCCTTTGTGGTCCAATGATAAGCACCTCCAAAGGGATTAAGCCAGTATGGTTCGTTGGTTTCAACACAAAAGCTTGCCCTTTTTACAGACATTATATCTGTTAAAAGCTCTCCATCTGGCATACTCACAGCCCATACTTTGTTTTTTAGAGGGTTTATAAGAAACTCAACTTGTCTATGTTCTATCATCCTCAACCTCCTACCTTAAACATTTCAAACTTTCTTGGCATTATACCATTTTTTAAAAGTTCAAGCCTCTGCTCTGAGTATCTGTCGGACCTCAAAGCCCAAATCTTGCTTATAAACTCCCTTATATCTTCATCACTTGCACCACCTCTCAAAAGACTTTTAACATCGTAGCCATCTTGAGCAAATAGGCATGTAAGCACTTTTCCATCTGCGGTAAGCCTGAGTCTGTTGCAGTCTCCACAAAAGGGTTGGGTTATAGAGGATATAAAGCCCACCTCTACACCGTCATCTTTATACCTGTATCTGTCCGCCACCTCTCCCCTGTAGGATTTTTCCACAGGTTCAAGCTCAAAGTGTTTGCTAAGAAGCTTTAACATCTCCTTTACAGAATACACCTTTTCTAAAGACCATCCATTTACATTACCCACATCCATAAACTCTATAAACCTTACCACCACACCCATACCCTTAAAAAACCTTGCTATATCCGGTATCTCTCCGTCATTAACACCCCTTATGACACATACATTTACCTTCACAGGCTTTAGCCCAACCTTTAGAGCTTCCTCAATACCTCCAATTATCTGAGAGACCTTTACCTGTCTTCCCACAAGCCTTGACAAAACTTCATCCTTGAGAGAATGAAGACTTACTGTTATTCTTTTGAGCCCTGCTTCCTTTAAGAGCTTTGCCTTCTCTTTTAAAAGAAAGCCGTTAGTTGTAAGGCTTAGGTCTTCCAAAGGCAGTTCAGATAGGTAAGCTATTAGCTTTTCAAGGTTTCTCCTCAAGAGTGGCTCACCGCCTGTAAGCCTGACCTTCTTTACACCAAGAGGAATTACAGCCCTTACGAACTTGGTAATCTCCTCAAAGGAAAGAATCTCTTCACGCCTTAGGAATTCATACTCTTCTCCTTCTGGCATACAGAAACTACACCGAAAGTTGCACCTGTCTGTTACGGATATTCTAAGGTCATGAAGCTCCCTTCCAAGGGCGTCCTTTATCATGCTCCAAGCACCCACTCACCTCTGCCAT
This is a stretch of genomic DNA from Aquificaceae bacterium. It encodes these proteins:
- a CDS encoding CDP-alcohol phosphatidyltransferase family protein, giving the protein AGVLVIVAGVSDWLDGGIARRNNKVSRLGILLDPFVDKVFVLGILSYFLYTQEIGLLPFILLLIRELSVSFLRSLSVEKGYTMPASYLGKAKAFFEFITLIALCFGQDYANILLWVSVLLAYISMYDYVVKYMVFERENTL
- a CDS encoding Trm112 family protein codes for the protein MLSKEILEILACPKCKGDLTYDEERNILICLKCKVYYPIEEDIPILLIESARPLEELKEKPQTT
- the moaA gene encoding GTP 3',8-cyclase MoaA, producing the protein MIKDALGRELHDLRISVTDRCNFRCSFCMPEGEEYEFLRREEILSFEEITKFVRAVIPLGVKKVRLTGGEPLLRRNLEKLIAYLSELPLEDLSLTTNGFLLKEKAKLLKEAGLKRITVSLHSLKDEVLSRLVGRQVKVSQIIGGIEEALKVGLKPVKVNVCVIRGVNDGEIPDIARFFKGMGVVVRFIEFMDVGNVNGWSLEKVYSVKEMLKLLSKHFELEPVEKSYRGEVADRYRYKDDGVEVGFISSITQPFCGDCNRLRLTADGKVLTCLFAQDGYDVKSLLRGGASDEDIREFISKIWALRSDRYSEQRLELLKNGIMPRKFEMFKVGG